One stretch of Gambusia affinis linkage group LG05, SWU_Gaff_1.0, whole genome shotgun sequence DNA includes these proteins:
- the LOC122830580 gene encoding threonine--tRNA ligase 1, cytoplasmic-like yields the protein MPLWLSPSQIMVIPVGGNSESYARQVVATFHEAGFMVDFNNDPGATLNKKIRSAQLAQHNYIFVVGDKERESGAVNVRSRGGKQLGSRQTEEVLRSLIHLRDTRSNQDEF from the exons at GCCGCTGTGGTTGTCTCCATCTCAGATCATGGTGATTCCTGTAGGGGGCAACAGTGAGTCATACGCTAGACAG GTGGTCGCGACGTTCCACGAAGCTGGCTTCATGGTGGATTTCAACAACGATCCAGGAGCGACCTTAAACAAGAAGATTCGCTCGGCTCAGCTGGCCCAGCACAACTACATATTTG tggtgGGTGATAAGGAGCGTGAGAGTGGAGCGGTGAACGTCAGGAGCAGAGGGGGTAAACAGTTGGGCAGCAGACAAACAGAGGAGGTCCTGAGGTCCCTCATACATCTACGAGACACCAGGAGCAACCAAGACGAGTTTTAA